A section of the Mangifera indica cultivar Alphonso chromosome 12, CATAS_Mindica_2.1, whole genome shotgun sequence genome encodes:
- the LOC123192656 gene encoding integrin-linked protein kinase 1-like, whose protein sequence is METKAPARTLLKQSSLAPDRQRKEAELTDGEGDGEDIKPEVRLMYLANERDLEGINELLDSGIDVNFRDIDDRTALHVAACQGFVEVVELLLQRGADVDPKDRWGSTPLADAIYYKNHDVIKLLEKHGAKPLMAPMHVNHAREVPEYEIDAHELDFTNSVDITKGTFRMASWRGIQVAVKKLAEEVISNEDKVRAFRDELALLQKIRHPNVVQFLGAVTQSSPMMIVTEYLPKGDLRAFLKRKGALKQSTAVRFALDIARGMNYLHENKPVPIIHRDLEPSNILRDDSGHPKVADFGVSKLLTVKEDKPLICEDASCRYVAPEVFRNEEYDTKVDVFSFALIVQEMIEGYPPFCMKQDNEVPKAYVAGQRPPFKAPAKRYAHGLKELIEECWNEKPTKRPTFRQIITRLESIDNSIGHKRRWKVKTLKCLHNLEALLKKDHSSPSSQSNSSSSNRSI, encoded by the exons ATGGAGACGAAGGCGCCAGCGAGGACGCTGTTAAAGCAGTCATCGTTAGCTCCGGATCGGCAGCGGAAGGAGGCGGAGCTGACGGATGGAGAAGGCGACGGAGAGGACATCAAGCCGGAGGTGAGGTTGATGTATTTGGCCAATGAGCGTGACTTGGAAGGCATAAACGAGCTCTTAGATTCAGGCATTGATGTAAATTTTCGCGATATTGATGATCGTACGGCTCTCCACGTGGCGGCTTGCCAGGGCTTCGTGGAAGTTGTCGAATTGTTGCTCCAACGTGGCGCTGACGTGGACCCCAAGGATCGTTGGGGAAGCACG CCTCTTGCAGAtgctatatattataaaaaccaTGATGTGATTAAACTTTTGGAGAAACATGGAGCAAAACCTCTg ATGGCTCCAATGCATGTCAATCACGCCCGTGAAGTTCCAGAGTATGAAATTGATGCTCATGAACTCGATTTTACTAATAGTGTTGATATTACTAAG GGGACTTTCCGTATGGCATCATGGCGTGGAATTCAAGTTGCTGTAAAAAAGTTGGCGGAGGAAGTGATTTCTAATGAAGATAAAGT GAGGGCATTCAGGGATGAGCTTGCATTGCTTCAAAAGATTCGACATCCAAATGTAGTCCAATTTCTAGGTGCTGTAACACAAAGTAGTCCTATGATGATTGTGACAGAATATTTACCTAAG GGAGATCTTCGTGCATTCTTGAAAAGAAAAGGAGCACTGAAGCAATCTACAGCTGTGAGATTTGCACTTGATATTGCAAG GGGAATGAATTATTTGCATGAGAATAAACCAGTCCCAATCATTCACCGTGATCTTGAGCCTTC AAATATATTGCGGGATGATTCTGGACATCCTAAAGTTGCAGACTTTGGAGTTAGCAAGTTGCTCACTGTTAAAGAAGATAAACCTCTTATTTGTGAAGACGCTTCAT GTCGGTATGTGGCTCCCGAGGTTTTCAGAAATGAAGAGTATGATACCAAAGTAGATGTATTCTCATTTGCTTTAATTGTGCAGgag ATGATTGAAGGTTACCCGCCATTTTGCATGAAGCAAGATAATGAAGTACCTAAAGCATATGTTGCTGGACAGCGTCCACCTTTTAAAGCTCCTGCAAAACGTTATGCACATGGACTTAAAGA GTTGATTGAAGAATGCTGGAATGAGAAGCCAACTAAGCGACCGACATTCCGGCAAATAATAACAAGACTGGAATCCATTGATAACAGTATTGGTCATAAGAGGCGATGGAAg GTCAAGACACTGAAATGCTTACATAATTTGGAGGCCCTTCTAAAGAAAGATCATTCCAGTCCTAGTAGCCAAAGTAATTCATCTAGTTCAAATAGGAGCATATGA